A genomic segment from Glycine soja cultivar W05 chromosome 18, ASM419377v2, whole genome shotgun sequence encodes:
- the LOC114395375 gene encoding uncharacterized protein LOC114395375, which yields MTKSHVLMLLIIMVVSIAEKPSVIEGRALSLISGQGYSKIFATLGVVCKCCDGVGGACTSKWTESCNNLQCFPWKSH from the exons ATGACTAAGTCTCACGTGCTTATGCTGCTGATCATCATGGTTGTCTCAATTGCAGAGAAACCATCAGTTATAGAAGGAAGGGCACTTTCCTTAATATCTGGTCAAG GGTACTCGAAGATTTTTGCAACGCTTGGAGTTGTATGCAAGTGTTGTGATGGGGTTGGAGGCGCCTGCACTAGTAAATGGACAGAATCTTGCAATAACCTACAATGTTTTCCTTGGAAATCACACTAG